A portion of the Glycine max cultivar Williams 82 chromosome 10, Glycine_max_v4.0, whole genome shotgun sequence genome contains these proteins:
- the SUT1 gene encoding sucrose transporter, translated as MEPLSSTKHNNNLSKPSSLHTEAPPPEASPLRKIMVVASIAAGVQFGWALQLSLLTPYVQLLGIPHTWAAFIWLCGPISGMLVQPIVGYHSDRCTSRFGRRRPFIAAGSLAVAIAVFLIGYAADLGHMFGDSLAKKTRPRAIAIFVVGFWILDVANNMLQGPCRALLADLCAGDHRKTRNANAFFSFFMAVGNVLGYAAGSYSGLHNVFPFTKTKACDVYCANLKSCFFLSIALLLTLSTIALTYVKEKTVSSEKTVRSSVEEDGSHGGMPCFGQLFGAFRELKRPMWILLLVTCLNWIAWFPFLLFDTDWMGREVYGGTVGEGKAYDRGVRAGALGLMLNSVVLGATSLGVEVLARGVGGVKRLWGIVNFLLAVCLAMTVLVTKMAQHSRQYTLLPNAHQEPLPPPAAVKAGALALFSLLGIPLAITYSIPFALASIFSSTSGAGQGLSLGVLNLAIVIPQMVVSVISGPWDALFGGGNLPAFVVGAVAAAASGILSIILLPSPPPDLAKAATAAGGGFH; from the exons ATGGAGCCTCTCTCTtccaccaaacacaacaacaatctCTCCAAGCCTTCCTCCCTCCACACGGAGGCTCCGCCGCCGGAGGCCAGTCCCCTCCGGAAGATCATGGTGGTGGCCTCCATCGCCGCCGGGGTGCAATTCGGGTGGGCCCTACAGCTCTCTCTACTTACCCCTTACGTCCAACTGCTGGGGATTCCCCACACTTGGGCCGCCTTCATCTGGCTCTGCGGCCCAATCTCCGGCATGCTCGTCCAGCCCATCGTGGGATACCACAGCGACCGCTGCACCTCCCGCTTCGGCCGCCGCCGCCCCTTCATCGCCGCCGGCTCCCTCGCCGTCGCCATCGCCGTCTTCCTTATCGGCTACGCCGCCGACCTCGGCCACATGTTCGGCGACTCCCTAGCCAAAAAAACCCGCCCCCGCGCCATCGCCATCTTCGTTGTCGGCTTCTGGATCCTCGACGTCGCAAACAACATGCTACAAGGCCCCTGCCGCGCCCTCCTGGCCGACCTCTGCGCCGGAGACCACCGGAAAACGCGAAACGCCAAcgccttcttctccttcttcatgGCCGTCGGAAACGTCCTGGGCTACGCCGCGGGCTCTTACAGCGGCCTCCACAACGTCTTCCCTTTCACTAAAACAAAAGCATGTGATGTTTACTGCGCGAATTTGAAGAGTTGTTTCTTCCTCTCCATCGCGCTTCTTCTCACTCTCTCCACAATCGCCTTGACCTACGTGAAGGAGAAAACGGTGTCGTCAGAGAAAACGGTGAGGAGTTCGGTGGAGGAGGATGGGTCCCACGGGGGCATGCCGTGCTTCGGGCAGTTATTCGGTGCGTTCCGCGAACTGAAGCGTCCCATGTGGATCCTTCTGTTGGTGACGTGTCTGAACTGGATCGCCTGGTTCCCTTTTTTGCTATTCGACACCGACTGGATGGGGCGTGAGGTGTACGGAGGGACAGTAGGGGAAGGGAAGGCGTACGATAGGGGTGTCCGTGCGGGTGCGTTGGGGCTGATGTTGAACTCTGTTGTGCTTGGTGCGACGTCGTTGGGAGTGGAAGTGCTGGCGCGTGGGGTTGGGGGCGTCAAGAGGCTGTGGGGGATTGTTAACTTCTTGCTCGCGGTTTGTTTGGCCATGACGGTTTTGGTTACTAAGATGGCCCAACATTCTCGACAATACACCCTACTCCCCAACGCCCACCAGGAACCCCTGCCTCCTCCCGCCGCCGTCAAAGCCGGCGCGTTggctctcttctctctcctcGGAATCCCACTCGCG ATTACTTACAGCATACCCTTTGCTCTAGCATCAATATTCTCCAGCACCTCAGGGGCAGGCCAAG GTTTGTCTCTGGGAGTGCTCAATCTTGCAATTGTCATACCACAG ATGGTGGTGTCTGTGATAAGTGGACCATGGGATGCTCTATTTGGAGGTGGTAACTTGCCAGCGTTCGTGGTGGGTGCGGTGGCGGCGGCCGCCAGTGGCATTTTATCCATAATCCTGCTGCCATCTCCACCACCGGATTTGGCCAAAGCAGCAACGGCAGCCGGAGGAGGATTCCACTAA